In Pseudomonadota bacterium, one DNA window encodes the following:
- a CDS encoding phage tail protein: MTLKRINESPTISDTIIFDILTPDVSGCYLNNPVSVNKITIYYVTRDFGYNTQQFDNYDSDADLLKAYETAKAIWCASPTPANLAKVDRLYNQLEASTQTNSYYYKEAVVVAVFGTDTSLVWQDTGNPAEDASTALQWHFKNIDEDENEDLQYGHWELEWSPNIGQREGDYVICWSWTPAIGAEALSDYQYFSLSGDTRSTTSIPTHFTKENKYETLLNRYLPSLFATHWSNNDLSPEILQELNNSVAKGFTLLEDLTNQSVDLFDANAINEAYLAYLANLFSLKLRSGDSTLWRRQIKRAVPVFKKKGTYKGLSEALAQAGIELKKFTKLWQVVSPYTWQELFNVTYDGQDTFTLSKTAILPIDLANFELYYRGANDDNWTTLTIDYVQITNASSTSTLTWVGNLLSFYPITLQAGDSIRVVYQTKNIPAQTCDGLSEQDIETYIRGLSLADQRDERSQDYPLKNWNVRLIEEDDLLFDCVIPTRHPYYDPLIFGLVRTEFPYSENIYNMEEYNGSTRESRSPCDIDRDFIDPCSGGQGSKYIVDLRIEQLCDDRIREALEILDEYTPFHAVLHQMNFEGLINEFLSPPTELVEMLVHFSGTDLTISGNGQMFFNRVLESPASFRRDSLATGALVAGPWIAATGYNDSIVVFSPDAEFWGMNEGDSTKNILEIMIPSISAGTYTCNGSHSNQAVINGMAEPFTTSSFNFRLSLDKYTNTSIDIVQEFTFDDAGTDFRDLWNATNPATVYDGSWTIDIPAYSPSTYNIIAITSDGELLINDYAYPLSTLPTINTTGITYTIYSGLTTIATGTAGRWTKTSRGIVDFSSEGSLDDVRHLFSRGQYVLYGGTQYEIVDFVPNDVDRLYIGGYTSGDVTTATIHVYQRLLDNQMGYLQYKDMMLRTTANYESATPPGFGILNGANAPVDPDLILDSDLWKESFLVVIQNPPDNDYYAIAQIDGNTITLSGVHKDWGTWDGITKFGTAVNINIYQYTKESFTIPERDYPPMDAQTFPSGNTPPLPLPYWSGGVLVPPVVAIPPGGVDHGGNDAIGITAETATPFLPLLAAMPGNEISEPIGQNESISFSIEYKDK; the protein is encoded by the coding sequence TATCCTCACACCGGATGTTAGTGGATGTTATTTAAACAATCCCGTTAGTGTCAACAAAATTACCATTTATTATGTCACAAGAGACTTTGGTTATAACACTCAGCAATTTGATAATTATGATAGTGATGCAGATTTGCTAAAGGCTTATGAGACAGCCAAAGCAATTTGGTGTGCATCACCCACTCCAGCAAATTTGGCAAAAGTTGATCGTTTATACAATCAATTAGAAGCCAGCACTCAAACCAATAGTTATTATTACAAAGAGGCTGTAGTTGTGGCTGTATTTGGCACAGACACTTCATTAGTTTGGCAAGATACTGGCAATCCTGCTGAGGATGCTTCAACAGCTTTACAATGGCATTTCAAAAACATTGATGAAGACGAAAATGAAGACCTCCAATATGGACACTGGGAACTGGAGTGGTCTCCCAACATAGGGCAGCGAGAAGGAGATTATGTAATTTGTTGGAGTTGGACACCTGCTATAGGTGCGGAGGCATTATCCGATTACCAATATTTCAGCCTATCCGGTGATACTCGATCTACTACGAGTATTCCCACTCATTTTACAAAAGAAAACAAATATGAAACATTGTTGAACAGATATTTGCCATCATTGTTTGCAACCCATTGGTCGAATAATGATTTATCGCCAGAAATTCTTCAAGAACTCAACAACTCTGTTGCGAAGGGATTTACTTTATTAGAAGATTTAACTAATCAGAGTGTTGATTTATTTGACGCCAATGCAATCAATGAGGCTTATTTGGCTTATTTGGCAAATTTGTTTAGTTTAAAACTTCGATCAGGTGATTCTACATTATGGCGACGACAAATTAAAAGGGCTGTGCCGGTATTTAAGAAAAAGGGCACATACAAAGGCTTATCAGAAGCTTTGGCTCAGGCTGGTATTGAACTTAAAAAATTTACTAAGTTGTGGCAGGTTGTTTCTCCGTATACTTGGCAAGAGCTTTTTAATGTAACATATGATGGACAAGATACATTCACTTTGTCCAAAACAGCTATCCTGCCCATAGATTTAGCTAATTTTGAGCTTTATTACAGAGGAGCAAATGATGATAATTGGACAACTCTCACAATAGATTATGTACAAATAACCAATGCATCCTCAACATCAACTCTTACTTGGGTTGGAAATTTATTATCTTTCTATCCAATAACACTTCAAGCAGGGGATTCTATTAGAGTTGTATATCAAACAAAAAATATTCCGGCCCAAACCTGTGATGGCCTTTCGGAACAGGACATAGAGACATACATTCGTGGTCTGTCATTAGCAGATCAAAGGGATGAAAGAAGTCAAGATTATCCATTAAAAAATTGGAATGTGAGATTGATTGAAGAGGATGATTTGTTGTTTGATTGTGTAATTCCAACCAGACATCCTTATTATGATCCTCTGATATTTGGCTTGGTGAGAACGGAATTTCCATACAGTGAAAACATCTACAATATGGAAGAATACAATGGGTCTACCAGAGAATCAAGAAGTCCTTGCGACATTGATAGAGATTTTATAGACCCTTGTAGCGGTGGACAGGGCAGCAAATATATTGTTGATCTGAGAATTGAGCAGCTTTGTGATGACCGCATTAGAGAGGCTTTGGAAATTCTTGATGAATACACACCATTTCACGCTGTTTTGCATCAAATGAATTTTGAAGGATTGATAAATGAGTTTTTATCACCACCAACAGAACTTGTAGAAATGCTTGTGCATTTTTCAGGGACAGATTTAACCATTTCTGGCAATGGCCAAATGTTTTTCAACAGAGTTTTAGAAAGCCCAGCCAGTTTTAGACGTGATTCTTTGGCAACAGGTGCTTTAGTCGCTGGTCCTTGGATAGCAGCTACAGGGTACAACGATTCTATTGTTGTGTTTTCACCCGATGCAGAATTTTGGGGAATGAATGAGGGGGATTCCACAAAAAACATCTTAGAAATTATGATTCCCAGCATTAGTGCTGGCACCTATACATGTAATGGCAGCCACAGTAATCAGGCAGTAATAAATGGCATGGCAGAGCCATTTACCACCTCCTCTTTTAATTTTAGACTATCACTGGACAAGTATACCAACACCAGCATTGATATTGTGCAGGAGTTCACATTTGATGATGCGGGCACCGATTTTAGAGATTTGTGGAACGCCACTAACCCAGCAACTGTATATGATGGCTCTTGGACGATTGATATACCTGCCTATTCCCCGAGTACATACAACATTATTGCCATCACATCTGATGGTGAATTACTGATTAATGATTATGCATATCCTTTGAGCACTCTTCCCACAATAAACACTACAGGAATTACTTATACAATTTATAGCGGTTTAACCACTATCGCCACAGGAACGGCTGGGAGATGGACAAAAACAAGTCGAGGAATTGTAGACTTTAGCAGCGAAGGCTCATTAGATGATGTGCGTCATTTGTTTAGCAGAGGTCAATATGTTTTGTATGGTGGCACTCAATATGAAATTGTAGATTTTGTCCCCAATGATGTTGATAGGCTTTATATTGGTGGATATACATCGGGAGATGTAACTACAGCAACAATTCATGTATATCAACGATTATTAGACAACCAAATGGGCTATTTGCAATATAAGGACATGATGTTGCGAACTACCGCAAATTATGAATCTGCCACTCCTCCTGGTTTTGGTATCCTCAATGGGGCAAATGCTCCTGTCGATCCCGATTTAATTCTGGACAGTGATTTGTGGAAAGAAAGCTTTTTGGTTGTGATTCAAAATCCACCAGATAATGATTATTATGCGATTGCACAGATTGACGGAAACACTATTACTTTAAGTGGTGTTCACAAGGATTGGGGGACATGGGATGGAATTACTAAATTTGGAACAGCAGTGAACATCAATATATACCAATACACAAAAGAGTCTTTCACCATTCCTGAAAGAGATTATCCTCCAATGGATGCTCAAACATTCCCATCAGGTAATACACCACCATTGCCGTTGCCATATTGGTCTGGTGGAGTGCTGGTGCCGCCTGTTGTGGCCATCCCGCCAGGGGGTGTGGATCATGGTGGAAATGATGCAATTGGCATTACGGCGGAAACGGCCACTCCATTTCTTCCATTATTAGCAGCTATGCCAGGGAATGAAATTTCTGAGCCAATTGGACAAAATGAATCGATAAGTTTCTCTATTGAATATAAGGATAAATAA